Proteins from a single region of bacterium:
- a CDS encoding cobalamin-binding protein: MIGNSIIKILLISLSLHLSLADYKARDDRGKLIVLKKAPNRIVSLAPATTEMLFAIGVGNKVVGVTTYCNYPSLTKNIPKVGGFINPSLENIVKLKPDLIVAMRGNPLVLLERLEKMGYPVFALNPKSVSDVLKGMKKLGELTGSKEANRVVMNLMGRLEKIRKEVAKIPYERRPKVVIELWYNPLIVFGKESIGDEVIELAGGRNIMDGKVAYPQISLETLIERQPDVIILAHMTKVQNPLSEVKRRANWDKLKAVREGRVYAIDADIIDRPGPRLIQAVEILHRLLYQKR, translated from the coding sequence TTGATAGGAAACTCAATCATTAAAATTCTCCTGATATCCCTTTCCCTTCACCTATCCCTTGCTGACTATAAAGCGAGGGATGATAGAGGCAAATTAATTGTTTTAAAGAAGGCACCAAATAGAATAGTCTCCCTTGCACCTGCCACTACGGAGATGCTCTTCGCGATAGGTGTGGGCAATAAAGTAGTGGGAGTTACCACATACTGCAATTATCCATCCTTAACGAAAAATATTCCAAAAGTTGGAGGATTTATCAATCCAAGCTTGGAGAATATCGTAAAGTTAAAGCCTGACCTCATCGTCGCAATGAGGGGCAATCCCCTTGTTCTTCTTGAGAGGTTGGAGAAAATGGGCTATCCCGTCTTCGCGCTTAACCCTAAAAGCGTAAGCGATGTTCTCAAGGGAATGAAGAAGTTAGGTGAGCTAACGGGAAGCAAAGAGGCTAACAGGGTTGTAATGAATTTGATGGGGAGGTTGGAGAAGATTAGGAAGGAGGTGGCGAAAATTCCCTATGAAAGGCGTCCCAAGGTCGTGATTGAGCTTTGGTATAATCCCTTGATAGTTTTTGGGAAGGAAAGCATCGGAGATGAGGTTATAGAGCTTGCAGGTGGCAGGAATATAATGGATGGGAAGGTTGCTTATCCTCAGATAAGCCTTGAGACATTAATTGAAAGGCAGCCCGATGTAATTATATTAGCTCATATGACAAAAGTTCAAAACCCCCTGAGCGAAGTAAAAAGAAGGGCTAATTGGGACAAATTGAAGGCAGTGAGGGAAGGAAGGGTCTATGCGATAGATGCGGATATAATAGACCGCCCTGGACCTCGGCTAATTCAAGCTGTTGAGATTCTACACAGGTTGCTTTATCAAAAGAGATGA
- a CDS encoding ABC transporter ATP-binding protein: protein MNKEILKVVNVSFSYNQRETLKDISFEVDRGEILGLLGPNGAGKTTLIRIISGALQPSEGEVLFEGISVNKIPPKERAKKIAVLPQNEPLVEYLTVKEMVMLGRAPYFSLLLGPRKVDEEIVEECLDMVGMKEFSERKLGELSGGERQKVLIARALAQQPCLLLLDEPIVHLDLSHQLEILFLLKKLKEEKGLSIICVLHDVNLASYFSDRLLLMKDGKIFAFGEPGDVITQENMKKVFNIHAMVRNNPLSSRPYISIVHKRPTTGKRIHLIAGGGSGREIMERLVGEGYSLSLGVVNVGDSDYETAEGLYIECVEEAPFAPISDEAFARAMELVKEAEAVIIAPLPFGMGNLKNLELAEVAQKEGKRVLIAGNDIEERDFTGGEAKKKVESILKNGASLFSSIEELLKLLNE from the coding sequence ATGAACAAGGAAATTTTAAAAGTCGTTAACGTTTCCTTCTCATACAATCAAAGGGAAACTTTAAAGGATATCTCTTTTGAGGTTGATAGAGGGGAAATCTTAGGACTCTTAGGTCCTAATGGGGCAGGTAAAACCACCCTCATTCGCATTATCTCGGGAGCTCTCCAGCCAAGCGAAGGGGAAGTTTTATTTGAAGGAATAAGCGTCAACAAAATCCCTCCTAAAGAAAGGGCAAAGAAAATAGCTGTTCTTCCCCAAAACGAGCCTTTGGTTGAGTATCTCACCGTTAAGGAAATGGTTATGCTGGGAAGGGCTCCTTACTTCTCCCTTCTATTGGGACCGAGGAAAGTTGACGAGGAAATTGTGGAAGAATGTCTTGATATGGTGGGGATGAAGGAATTTTCCGAGCGGAAGTTGGGAGAGCTTAGCGGTGGGGAAAGGCAGAAGGTTCTCATAGCCAGAGCCTTAGCTCAGCAGCCTTGCCTCCTTCTCCTGGACGAACCAATCGTCCATTTAGACCTATCGCACCAACTGGAAATCCTTTTCCTCCTCAAAAAGTTGAAAGAAGAAAAGGGTTTGTCTATAATCTGCGTCCTCCATGATGTCAACTTAGCTTCATATTTCTCTGATAGGTTGCTTTTAATGAAAGATGGGAAGATATTCGCTTTCGGGGAGCCAGGGGATGTGATAACGCAGGAGAACATGAAAAAAGTTTTCAACATCCACGCGATGGTTAGGAACAACCCCCTGAGTTCTCGTCCTTATATAAGTATAGTTCATAAACGTCCTACTACCGGTAAGAGAATTCATCTAATAGCAGGAGGGGGAAGTGGGAGGGAGATTATGGAGAGATTGGTTGGTGAAGGATATTCCCTCAGTTTGGGGGTTGTTAATGTAGGGGATAGCGATTACGAAACAGCCGAGGGATTGTATATAGAATGTGTTGAAGAGGCGCCATTTGCTCCCATATCCGATGAGGCGTTTGCGAGGGCAATGGAATTAGTTAAGGAGGCGGAGGCGGTGATAATAGCCCCCTTGCCCTTCGGAATGGGTAATTTGAAAAACTTGGAGCTCGCAGAGGTGGCGCAAAAAGAGGGGAAAAGGGTATTAATCGCCGGAAATGACATAGAAGAAAGAGATTTTACGGGTGGAGAGGCAAAGAAAAAGGTGGAATCTATTCTCAAAAATGGCGCAAGCCTTTTCAGCTCCATAGAAGAACTTTTAAAACTTCTAAACGAGTAA
- a CDS encoding DegT/DnrJ/EryC1/StrS family aminotransferase: protein MRRIQLVDLVVQYHTIKDEIKSAIDRVLESGRFILGPEVEEFERRAGEYIGTKFAVGVGSGTDAILLALDALGIGEGDEVITTPFTFIATTEAIRRRGAKVVFADIEEETYNIDPEEIFKKITPKTKAILVVHLYGHPAEMDRIMEIARERNLKVVEDCAQAFGAEYKGRKVGSIGDVGCFSFFPTKNLGCYGDGGLVTTNDEEIAEQVRALRVHGAKSKYREYIRDGYKSRLDALQAAILSVKLKYIDEWNERRRENARIYNELLRDLGFRLPVEREGCKHIYYSYVIALEGRDELQQHLKEKGIETAVYYPVPLHLISIYRDLGYGDGDFPRAERVAREVLSLPMFPELSKEDIRFICQAIKEKVEST, encoded by the coding sequence ATGAGGAGAATCCAGCTTGTAGATTTGGTTGTCCAGTATCATACAATAAAAGACGAGATAAAATCGGCGATTGACAGGGTTCTGGAGAGTGGAAGGTTCATTTTGGGTCCCGAGGTGGAGGAATTCGAGAGGAGGGCAGGGGAATACATAGGAACGAAGTTCGCGGTAGGAGTCGGCTCGGGAACCGATGCCATCCTTCTCGCCCTTGACGCCTTGGGAATTGGTGAAGGGGACGAGGTGATAACCACTCCCTTCACCTTCATAGCAACCACTGAGGCTATAAGGAGGAGGGGAGCGAAGGTCGTTTTCGCCGATATAGAGGAGGAAACCTACAACATAGACCCTGAGGAGATTTTTAAAAAGATAACCCCGAAGACGAAGGCTATCTTAGTTGTTCATTTATATGGTCATCCAGCGGAGATGGACAGGATAATGGAGATTGCAAGGGAGCGCAATTTGAAGGTGGTTGAGGATTGCGCTCAGGCATTTGGAGCGGAATACAAGGGAAGGAAGGTGGGCTCAATCGGGGATGTAGGTTGTTTCTCCTTTTTCCCAACGAAGAATCTCGGTTGTTATGGGGATGGTGGGCTCGTGACGACGAATGATGAGGAAATCGCCGAGCAAGTGAGGGCGTTGAGGGTTCACGGAGCGAAAAGCAAATATAGGGAATATATAAGGGATGGATACAAGAGCAGGCTTGACGCCTTGCAGGCGGCGATTTTGAGCGTGAAGTTGAAATATATAGACGAATGGAACGAGAGAAGAAGGGAAAACGCGAGGATTTATAACGAGCTGTTGAGGGATTTGGGCTTTCGGTTGCCAGTAGAGAGGGAAGGGTGCAAGCATATATATTATTCCTATGTCATCGCACTTGAGGGGAGGGATGAGTTGCAACAGCATCTCAAGGAGAAGGGGATTGAGACGGCGGTTTATTACCCCGTTCCCCTTCATTTGATTTCTATTTATAGAGATTTGGGTTATGGAGATGGTGATTTTCCTCGGGCGGAAAGGGTTGCGAGGGAAGTGCTCTCCCTCCCGATGTTTCCCGAGCTCAGTAAGGAAGATATAAGATTCATTTGCCAGGCAATAAAGGAGAAAGTAGAGTCAACTTAA
- a CDS encoding Tat pathway signal protein — protein MEKIWAYLLHLGYNMWLDWEHPNYRGSDSVYTTSLRCEKEVWDRLVEEMPKYGVNMVVIDLGEGVKYRSHPEIAIEGAWEVDTLKGELKRMRDKGLEPIPKLNFSTTHDHWLGKYSRCVSTEEYYQVCRDLINEVIDIFGGPRFFHLGMDEETYEHQRDMLYVVVRQYDLWWHDFLFLVNEVERNGARAWIWSDHLWRHKEEFLKKMPKQVVQSNWYYDKEFSSEIVYVRAYLELAEAGYDQIPTGSNWSCEDNFPLTVEFCKKNIPDEHLLGFLQTSWRPTTQKWFETHIKALEAVKRGREIYI, from the coding sequence ATGGAAAAAATATGGGCTTACCTTCTGCATCTCGGCTATAATATGTGGCTTGACTGGGAGCATCCCAACTATAGGGGGAGCGACTCAGTATACACAACCTCCCTTCGCTGCGAGAAGGAAGTATGGGACAGGCTTGTTGAAGAGATGCCGAAATACGGTGTTAATATGGTCGTAATTGACCTGGGAGAGGGAGTGAAGTATAGAAGCCATCCGGAAATCGCTATTGAGGGCGCTTGGGAGGTGGACACATTAAAAGGAGAATTGAAGAGGATGAGGGATAAAGGACTGGAACCAATCCCCAAGCTCAATTTTTCTACAACCCATGACCACTGGCTCGGCAAATACTCCCGTTGTGTTTCAACCGAGGAATATTACCAAGTTTGTAGGGACCTGATAAACGAGGTGATTGATATATTTGGTGGACCGAGGTTCTTCCATCTTGGGATGGATGAGGAAACCTACGAACATCAGAGGGATATGCTTTATGTTGTGGTCAGGCAATATGATTTGTGGTGGCACGATTTTCTATTCCTCGTCAATGAGGTTGAGAGAAATGGTGCAAGGGCTTGGATATGGTCTGACCATCTTTGGAGGCACAAGGAGGAATTCCTGAAGAAAATGCCTAAACAAGTAGTGCAAAGCAATTGGTATTACGATAAAGAGTTTAGCTCGGAGATAGTGTATGTAAGGGCTTATTTAGAACTTGCAGAGGCTGGTTATGACCAGATACCCACTGGAAGCAATTGGAGTTGCGAGGATAACTTTCCTTTGACAGTTGAGTTTTGCAAAAAGAACATCCCAGATGAGCATCTGTTGGGTTTTCTTCAAACCTCTTGGCGTCCAACAACCCAGAAGTGGTTTGAAACTCATATAAAGGCTTTGGAGGCTGTTAAAAGGGGAAGAGAGATTTATATTTGA
- a CDS encoding N-acetyltransferase: MGENVVIQDDVVIEDEVKIGNNVVIYPGCFIGHHTFIGDNVVIGKQPTPAPTSTVKIEKPLPPTQIGPYCLIGTSAIIYAGVKIGERTMVADLASIRENCEIGSYVIVGRGVVIDNDVKIGNYVKLQSLAYICALTTIEDYVFIAPCVVTTNDNFMGRTKERFKYKGGAYIEFGARVGANSIILPNIRIGKEAFVAAGAIVTRDVPPYKLVKGVPARAEREVPPEEWVENQ, translated from the coding sequence ATGGGAGAGAATGTCGTCATTCAGGACGATGTCGTCATTGAGGACGAAGTGAAGATTGGGAACAATGTGGTGATTTACCCTGGCTGTTTCATCGGGCATCATACTTTTATAGGTGATAATGTGGTTATCGGTAAACAGCCTACTCCTGCTCCCACCTCCACTGTTAAGATAGAGAAACCCCTACCTCCCACTCAAATAGGTCCTTACTGCCTAATTGGGACATCTGCTATCATTTATGCGGGAGTTAAAATCGGAGAGAGAACGATGGTCGCCGACCTTGCCTCAATAAGGGAGAACTGCGAGATCGGAAGTTATGTGATTGTTGGCAGGGGTGTCGTGATTGATAACGATGTCAAAATAGGAAATTATGTTAAATTGCAATCCCTTGCTTATATCTGTGCCCTCACAACAATTGAGGATTATGTCTTCATTGCTCCCTGCGTGGTCACAACCAACGATAACTTTATGGGAAGAACGAAGGAGAGATTCAAGTACAAGGGGGGAGCGTATATTGAGTTTGGGGCGAGGGTGGGAGCCAATTCCATCATCTTGCCAAATATAAGAATAGGGAAAGAGGCATTCGTCGCTGCGGGCGCAATTGTGACTCGTGATGTCCCTCCTTATAAGCTCGTCAAGGGAGTGCCCGCAAGAGCGGAAAGGGAGGTCCCTCCCGAGGAGTGGGTGGAGAACCAATGA
- a CDS encoding DUF1559 domain-containing protein, giving the protein MKKRGFTLIELLVVIAIIAILAAILFPVFARAREMARKASCQSNLKQLITATLMYVQDWDGKFPPFWAGSDGGGSYYWYGYRRNDGTVDLTRGLIYPYLKNKDIRTCPTWSATSPNPATGGWGYGYNWFYIGGRPDPNLWWVPIPASDSELSHPAETICFADSAVKNWMGEGLMESVAITPPSQTWGWYDMHFRHNETANVAFCDGHIKALKPVLKDPDFNSNFLGEPCEDDSLFLK; this is encoded by the coding sequence ATGAAAAAAAGAGGTTTTACATTGATTGAATTGCTGGTGGTGATAGCGATAATCGCTATCCTGGCAGCAATTCTCTTTCCCGTTTTTGCGAGAGCACGGGAAATGGCGAGAAAAGCATCTTGCCAGAGCAATTTGAAGCAATTAATCACTGCTACCCTGATGTATGTCCAAGATTGGGACGGTAAATTCCCACCCTTCTGGGCTGGAAGCGATGGAGGCGGTTCCTACTACTGGTACGGCTATAGAAGAAACGACGGGACAGTAGACCTCACTCGTGGGCTCATCTATCCCTATCTTAAAAACAAGGACATCAGGACCTGCCCCACCTGGTCAGCGACATCCCCCAACCCAGCTACAGGAGGATGGGGTTACGGCTACAATTGGTTTTACATAGGTGGCAGACCCGACCCAAATCTCTGGTGGGTGCCAATCCCCGCCTCCGATTCGGAGCTTTCCCATCCTGCTGAGACAATCTGCTTTGCTGATTCCGCAGTTAAAAACTGGATGGGAGAAGGCTTGATGGAGAGCGTTGCTATCACTCCTCCGAGCCAGACCTGGGGTTGGTATGATATGCACTTTCGCCACAACGAAACAGCCAATGTCGCCTTCTGCGATGGTCATATCAAGGCTCTTAAGCCCGTCTTAAAGGACCCCGATTTCAATTCCAACTTCCTGGGAGAACCCTGCGAAGACGATAGCCTATTCCTCAAGTGA